One Benincasa hispida cultivar B227 chromosome 5, ASM972705v1, whole genome shotgun sequence genomic window carries:
- the LOC120078716 gene encoding NEDD8-conjugating enzyme Ubc12-like, with protein MIKLFKVKEKQREIAANANGKPPVKKQTAGELRLQKDISELNLPKTCSISFPNGKDDLMNFEVTIHPDEGYYLGGTFLFSFQVSPVYPHEPPKVKCKTKVYHPNIDLEGNVCLNILREDWKPVLNINTIIYGLFHLFTQPNHEDPLNHDAAAVLRDNPKMFESNVRRAMAGGYVGQTYFTRCM; from the exons ATGATTAAGCTTTTTAAAGTGAAGGAAAAGCAGAGAGAGATTGCAGCTAATGCCAATGGAAAACCTCCTGTCAAGAAGCAAACTGCTGGAGAATTGCGTCTTCAAAAAG ATATCAGTGAATTGAACCTACCAAAAACGTGTAGTATATCGTTTCCTAATGGCAAGGATGACTTGATGAACTTTGAAGTCACTATTCATCCTGATGAAGGATATTATCT AGGGGGTACGTTTCTCTTCTCTTTCCAAGTTTCCCCCGTCTACCCGCACGAGCCACCAAAAGTGAAGTGCAAGACAAAG GTGTATCATCCTAATATTGACTTGGAAGGAAATGTTTGTCTCAATATTTTAAGAGAGGACTGGAAGCCCGTTCTGAATATCAACACTATAATATACGGATTGTTCCATCTTTTCACG CAACCGAACCATGAAGACCCCCTCAACCACGATGCTGCTGCTGTTTTAAGAGATAACCCGAAGATGTTCGAATCCAACGTGAGAAGAGCCATGGCTGGGGGCTATGTGGGGCAAACTTACTTCACTCGTTGCATGTAG
- the LOC120078320 gene encoding deSI-like protein At4g17486 produces the protein MNFPSYPQNMKYISEKGWNSIIPIHLRGESGSNFCIFSRAKGARYGPGNAPVYLNVYDLTTVNGCVYWAGVGIFHSGIQVHGVEYAFGAHDYPTSGVFEVEPRRCPGFKFRKSIFMGTTCLDPIQFREFMERNSANYNGDTYHLIVKNCNHFCEDICYKLTGKHIPKWVNRLARIGYLCNCMLPKALKTSTVPHDSNFQGYESEKRLRSTFGCFTSISMHQREVSMSSLFLHSHYKGCLPPWELKGSRSRSMKEG, from the exons ATGAATTTCCCCTCGTATCCCCAAAACATGAAGTATATATCAGAGAAGGGATGGAACTCTATCATACCTATCCATTTGAGAGGCGAATCGGGTTCTAACTTTTGCATCTTTTCGAGAGCAAAGGGAGCAAGATATGGTCCGGGCAACGCTCCAGTATATCTCAATGTGTATGACTTGACAACAGTAAATGGCTGTGTTTACTGGGCAGGTGTTGGCATATTTCATTCTGGGATTCAAG TTCATGGTGTGGAATATGCCTTTGGAGCTCATGACTATCCAACAAGTGGTGTCTTCGAGGTCGAACCTCGACGCTGCCCCGGGTTTAAGTTTAGGAAGTCGATTTTCATGGGTACAACTTGCTTGGATCCCATCCAATTTCGAGAGTTCATGGAGCGCAATTCTGCAAATTACAACGGCGACACATACCATTTGATTGTTAAAAACTGCAACCATTTTTGTGAGGATATTTGCTATAAGTTAACCGGTAAACACATACCAAAATGGGTGAATCGTCTTGCGAGAATAG GTTATTTATGTAACTGCATGCTACCCAAGGCTCTCAAGACTTCAACTGTTCCACATGACTCAAATTTCCAAGGATATGAGAGCGAGAAGCGATTACGAAGTACTTTCGGTTGCTTCACATCAATATCAATGCATCAACGGGAAGTCTCAATGTCTTCATTGTTTCTCCACTCCCATTATAAAGGTTGCCTACCACCATGGGAGCTGAAAGGGTCAAGAAGCCGGTCGATGAAGGAAGGCTGA
- the LOC120078423 gene encoding arabinosyltransferase RRA3-like — MNGRRDGPLMRNSSQGSTKSKIGTAIFIGVLLGFVFAFLFPGGIFKSSSLSIRDSRSVKFITQADSSSCDSSERIDMLKSEFISASEKNAQLEKQIRELTEKLKLAEQGKDHAQKQVLALGKQSKAGPFGTVKGLRTNPPVIPDESVNPRLAKILEKVAVNRELIVAVANSNVKAMLELWFTSIKKAGIPNYLVVALDDEIVQFCKTNDVPVYKRDPDEKVDSIGRTGGNHAVSGTKFRILREFLQLGYGVLLSDVDIIYLQNPFNHLYRDSDVESMTDGHDNATAYGYNHVFEETAMGWARFAHTMRIWVYNSGFFYIRPTIPAIELLDRVATRLSRERNSWDQAVFNEELFFPSHSNYEGLYASRRTMDFYLFMNSKVLFKTVRKDDNLKKLKPVIVHVNYHPDKFPRMKAVVDFYVNGKQDALNPFPDGSDW, encoded by the exons ATGAATGGCCGCAGAGACGGGCCGTTGATGAGGAACTCCTCGCAAGGATCCACCAAATCCAAGATTGGGACTGCCATATTTATCGGCGTCCTTCTTGGATTCGTTTTTGCCTTCTTGTTCCCCGGTGGGATCTTCAAATCGAGCTCTCTCTCTATTCGTGATTCTCGTTCCGTGAAATTTATAACCCAG GCTGATTCGAGTTCATGCGATTCATCTGAACGGATTGACATGTTAAAATCCGAGTTTATTTCAGCATCGGAGAAGAATGCTCAGCTGGAAAAACAGATCAGGGAATTAACTGAAAAGCTCAAGTTGGCTGAGCAAGGTAAAGATCATGCACAGAAGCAAGTTCTTGCTTTAGGTAAACAGTCGAAAGCCGGGCCTTTCGGTACCGTAAAAGGTTTAAGAACAAATCCACCTGTTATCCCTGATGAGTCTGTCAATCCAAGATTAGCAAAGATATTGGAGAAAGTTGCTGTTAATAGAGAACTTATAGTCGCAGTAGCGAATTCAAATGTGAAGGCGATGTTGGAATTATGGTTCACTAGCATCAAGAAAGCAGGCATACCTAATTATCTTGTGGTTGCTTTGGACGATGAAATAGTTCAATTCTGCAAAACAAATGATGTTCCAGTGTATAAGAGAGACCCCGATGAAAAAGTCGATTCAATTGGACGAACAGGAGGGAACCATGCTGTCTCAGGGACAAAATTCCGCATCTTGAGGGAGTTTCTCCAGTTGGGATATGGCGTTTTACTATCTGATGTAGACATTATTTACTTGCAAAATCCTTTCAATCATCTATATCGGGACTCAGATGTAGAATCGATGACTGATGGTCATGACAATGCTACTGCTTATGGATACAACCATGTCTTTGAGGAAACTGCAATGGGTTGGGCTCGATTCGCGCACACAATGCGTATCTGGGTTTATAACTCGGGCTTCTTCTATATTAGACCAACTATTCCTGCAATTGAGCTTTTAGATCGTGTGGCTACTCGGCTTTCTCGAGAACGAAATTCTTGGGACCAGGCTGTTTTCAATGAGGAACTGTTTTTCCCTTCGCATTCAAACTACGAGGGGCTTTATGCTTCTAGGAGAACTATGGATTTCTATCTTTTTATGAATAGCAAGGTTCTATTCAAGACTGTAAGGAAGGATGATAATCTGAAAAAGTTGAAGCCAGTCATTGTTCATGTGAATTACCATCCCGATAAGTTTCCTCGAATGAAAGCCGTGGTCGACTTCTACGTCAATGGAAAGCAGGATGCACTGAATCCTTTCCCTGATGGTTCGGATTGGTAA